One stretch of Zhihengliuella flava DNA includes these proteins:
- a CDS encoding uridine kinase family protein, with the protein MDSVISPSSTLILLGGASGAGKSYLAAKYGRPHLVLDNFYREASEHTEASPLPQTAYGEIDWDHPGTWNTQAAVDGVVELLETGQTQVPAYSLSTSSYDGHALVEMDRGPVIAEGIFGSEVLAPLRRQGVAVQAIYVDTPPLATALRRLARDVAERRKPIGFLLKRGWALYRAEGALRARYLNAGFVPLGKPAVKKLLASLA; encoded by the coding sequence ATGGACTCCGTGATTTCGCCGTCCTCAACCCTCATCCTGCTCGGAGGCGCTTCGGGCGCCGGAAAGTCCTACTTGGCCGCGAAGTATGGCCGCCCGCATCTGGTGCTGGATAACTTCTACCGGGAAGCCTCTGAGCACACGGAGGCCTCTCCTCTGCCCCAGACTGCCTATGGAGAGATCGACTGGGACCACCCGGGGACGTGGAACACGCAGGCGGCCGTCGACGGCGTCGTGGAGCTCCTCGAGACGGGGCAGACCCAGGTGCCCGCTTACTCGCTCTCGACCTCCTCCTACGACGGGCACGCTCTGGTGGAGATGGATCGGGGGCCGGTCATCGCCGAGGGAATTTTTGGCAGCGAGGTGCTGGCCCCGCTTCGGCGACAGGGCGTAGCCGTGCAGGCGATCTACGTGGACACGCCGCCACTCGCCACGGCCCTGCGGCGCTTGGCGCGTGATGTGGCCGAACGGCGGAAACCGATCGGATTCCTGCTGAAGCGAGGATGGGCGCTGTACCGGGCTGAGGGGGCCCTGCGCGCCCGCTACCTCAACGCCGGATTCGTGCCACTTGGCAAGCCCGCGGTGAAAAAGTTGCTCGCCTCGCTCGCGTAA
- a CDS encoding thioesterase family protein, producing the protein MSAEKTAASTGQPELPDLAVGDFFYEDLGDGHYRSTVHAQGAWNPHEQHMAPATGIMVHELEKFQPRDDLRMARVSLDIHGIIHGGDITIDTRVIRPGRTIELIEAEMITAGRTSIVARAWRLATGDSSAVHAVEDTHVTHPEDLPVWDGMSPWPGGYIEALDFRVDAGHRPGRGTVWLRHDLEMVSGTTTTTSLVRLLGMADTANGIAPRVEPGPESWMFPNVDLQIHMHRAPVGEWLGIQAQQTYGTDGIGLTSGVLHDVQGPFGRTEQILTVRPMPGHKR; encoded by the coding sequence ATGTCAGCCGAGAAGACCGCAGCCTCCACCGGCCAGCCCGAATTGCCCGACTTGGCGGTGGGCGACTTCTTCTACGAGGACCTCGGCGACGGCCACTACCGGTCCACCGTGCACGCCCAAGGCGCGTGGAACCCCCACGAACAGCACATGGCCCCGGCCACCGGCATCATGGTTCACGAGCTCGAGAAGTTCCAGCCACGCGACGACCTCCGCATGGCCCGCGTCAGCCTCGACATTCACGGCATCATTCACGGCGGGGACATCACCATCGATACCCGCGTTATTCGCCCCGGCCGCACCATCGAGTTGATCGAGGCGGAAATGATCACCGCCGGACGCACCTCCATCGTTGCGCGCGCCTGGCGCCTGGCCACCGGTGACAGTTCGGCCGTTCACGCCGTGGAAGACACCCACGTGACGCACCCTGAGGACCTGCCCGTGTGGGATGGCATGTCCCCGTGGCCCGGTGGTTACATCGAAGCCCTCGACTTCCGGGTCGATGCCGGCCACCGCCCGGGCCGAGGCACCGTCTGGCTTCGCCACGATCTAGAGATGGTCTCTGGTACGACGACGACGACGTCTCTGGTTCGGCTGCTGGGCATGGCGGATACAGCCAATGGCATTGCGCCCCGCGTCGAGCCCGGCCCGGAATCGTGGATGTTTCCCAACGTGGACCTACAGATCCATATGCACCGCGCACCGGTCGGCGAATGGCTTGGCATCCAGGCCCAGCAGACCTACGGCACCGATGGCATCGGCCTGACGTCAGGAGTGCTGCACGACGTTCAGGGCCCCTTCGGCCGGACCGAGCAGATTCTCACCGTTCGGCCCATGCCCGGGCACAAGCGCTAG
- a CDS encoding ribosomal maturation YjgA family protein gives MKFDRRYSPTVRRRVALAAAGVGVIPLGLAARYLLPGSVGDVAGGALYAVLIYLLVAFVVPRWRPAALGAAALASCFAVEFFQLTPVPSTLAEWFPPIALVLGSSFVWADLLAYAAGVVAAGLVDWLAAAHRRRGEVRGERS, from the coding sequence GTGAAGTTTGACCGTCGCTACTCCCCCACGGTGAGGCGGCGCGTCGCCCTGGCCGCGGCCGGCGTGGGCGTGATCCCCCTGGGTTTGGCCGCGCGCTACCTACTGCCGGGCAGCGTGGGCGATGTGGCTGGAGGCGCCTTGTATGCGGTGCTGATCTACCTGCTCGTTGCCTTCGTTGTGCCCCGCTGGCGGCCAGCAGCCCTGGGCGCGGCGGCGCTGGCGAGCTGCTTCGCCGTTGAGTTCTTTCAGCTCACGCCGGTCCCCAGTACCTTGGCTGAGTGGTTCCCTCCGATCGCCCTCGTGTTGGGCTCGTCCTTCGTGTGGGCCGATCTCCTGGCCTACGCGGCCGGAGTGGTCGCGGCCGGGCTGGTTGACTGGCTTGCGGCGGCTCACCGTCGTCGGGGTGAGGTGCGCGGCGAGCGTTCCTAG
- the nrdF gene encoding class 1b ribonucleoside-diphosphate reductase subunit beta produces the protein MTESVKLHGHVQAINWNRIQDDKDVEVWNRLVNNFWLPEKVPLSNDVQSWNTLTAEEQTLTMRVFTGLTLLDTLQGTVGAVSLIPDSLTPHEEAVYTNIAFMESVHAKSYSSIFSTLCSTKEIDDAFRWSLENENLQKKAQIVESYYHGDDPLKKKVASTLLESFLFYSGFYLPMYWSSRAKLTNTADLIRLIIRDEAVHGYYIGYKFQKGLEGLSEARQQELKDYTFELLFELYENEVQYTHDLYDGVGLSEDVKKFLHYNANKALMNLGYEAMFPASVTDVNPAILSALSPNADENHDFFSGSGSSYVIGKAVNTEDEDWDF, from the coding sequence ATGACCGAGTCGGTCAAGCTACACGGCCACGTACAGGCCATCAACTGGAACCGCATCCAGGACGATAAAGACGTCGAGGTGTGGAACCGCCTCGTGAATAACTTCTGGCTCCCCGAAAAGGTGCCGCTGTCCAACGACGTGCAGTCGTGGAACACGCTCACCGCCGAGGAACAGACCCTGACCATGCGCGTGTTCACGGGCCTAACCCTGCTGGATACGCTGCAGGGCACGGTCGGCGCCGTCTCCCTCATCCCGGACTCGCTGACTCCGCACGAGGAGGCCGTCTACACGAACATCGCCTTCATGGAATCGGTCCACGCGAAGAGCTATTCGTCGATCTTCTCCACGCTGTGCTCCACGAAGGAGATCGACGACGCGTTCCGCTGGTCGCTGGAGAACGAGAACCTGCAGAAGAAGGCGCAGATCGTCGAGTCCTACTACCACGGCGATGATCCGCTGAAGAAGAAGGTGGCCTCCACGCTGCTGGAGTCCTTCCTCTTCTACTCGGGCTTCTACCTGCCGATGTACTGGTCCTCCCGCGCCAAGCTGACCAACACGGCAGACCTGATCCGCCTCATCATCCGTGACGAGGCCGTGCACGGCTACTACATCGGCTACAAGTTCCAGAAGGGACTCGAGGGTCTCTCTGAGGCGCGCCAGCAGGAGCTGAAGGACTACACGTTCGAGCTGCTGTTCGAGCTGTACGAGAACGAGGTGCAGTACACGCACGACCTCTACGACGGCGTGGGCCTGAGCGAGGACGTCAAGAAGTTCCTCCACTACAACGCCAACAAGGCGCTCATGAACCTCGGCTACGAGGCCATGTTCCCGGCGTCGGTGACGGACGTGAACCCGGCGATTCTCTCCGCGCTCAGCCCGAACGCGGACGAGAACCACGACTTCTTCTCCGGCTCCGGCTCCTCCTACGTGATCGGCAAGGCCGTGAACACGGAAGACGAGGACTGGGACTTCTAG
- the nrdE gene encoding class 1b ribonucleoside-diphosphate reductase subunit alpha codes for MPAAWQGLGYHELNAMLNLYDGEGKIQFGADRAAARQYFLQHVNNNTVFFHDLDEKLEYLIKNDYYERETLDQYSMNFIRDLYKLAYDKKFRFETFLGAFKFYTSYTLKTFDGKRYLERYEDRVCMVALHLARGDEDLAQRLVEEIIDGRFQPATPTFLNAGKKQRGELVSCFLLRIEDNMESIARGINSALQLSKRGGGVALSLTNIREHGAPIKQIENQSSGVIPVMKLLEDSFSYANQLGARQGAGAVYLNAHHPDIYRFLDTKRENADEKIRIKTLSLGVVIPDITFELAKKNEDMYLFSPYDVERVYGTPFSEISVTEKYYEMVDDQRIRKQKINAREFFQTLAEIQFESGYPYVMFEDTVNRANPIKGKITMSNLCSEILQVSSASKYSDDLGYETIGKDISCNLGSMNIAKTMDSPDLGVSVETAIRALTAVSDMSYIGSVPSIAEGNRQSHAIGLGQMNLHGYLARERVHYGSEEGLDFTNIYFYTVLYHALRASNQIAIERGETFGGFEDSKYASGEFFDKYTEAEWTPQTERVRELFANTHLPTQEDWRELKASVMEHGIYNQNLQAVPPTGSISYINNSTSSIHPVASKIEIRKEGKIGRVYYPAPYLTNDNLEYYQDAYEIGYEKIIDTYAAATQHVDQGLSLTLFFKDTATTRDINKAQIYAWRKGIKTLYYIRLRQLALEGTEVEGCVSCML; via the coding sequence GTGCCGACCGAGCCGCCGCGCGCCAGTACTTCCTGCAGCACGTCAACAACAACACCGTCTTCTTCCACGATCTCGACGAGAAGCTCGAGTATCTGATCAAGAACGACTACTACGAGCGTGAGACGCTCGACCAGTACTCGATGAACTTCATCCGGGACCTCTACAAGCTGGCGTACGACAAGAAGTTCCGGTTTGAGACCTTCCTGGGCGCGTTCAAGTTCTACACCAGCTACACGCTCAAGACGTTTGACGGCAAGCGCTACCTCGAGCGCTACGAGGACCGCGTGTGCATGGTCGCACTGCATCTGGCCCGCGGCGACGAGGACCTCGCCCAGCGACTCGTCGAGGAAATTATCGACGGCCGCTTCCAGCCGGCCACCCCGACGTTCCTCAACGCCGGCAAGAAGCAGCGTGGCGAGCTAGTCTCCTGCTTCCTCCTGCGCATCGAAGACAACATGGAGTCGATCGCGCGTGGCATCAATTCCGCCCTGCAGTTGTCCAAGCGCGGCGGCGGCGTCGCCCTCTCGCTGACCAACATCCGCGAGCACGGCGCCCCGATCAAGCAGATTGAGAACCAGTCCTCCGGCGTCATCCCCGTGATGAAGCTCCTCGAAGACAGCTTCTCCTACGCCAATCAGCTCGGCGCACGGCAGGGTGCCGGCGCGGTGTACCTCAACGCTCACCACCCGGATATTTACCGCTTCCTCGACACGAAGCGGGAGAACGCGGATGAGAAGATCCGCATCAAGACCTTGTCCTTGGGCGTGGTCATCCCGGACATCACGTTCGAGCTCGCGAAGAAGAACGAGGACATGTACCTGTTCTCGCCCTACGACGTGGAGCGCGTCTACGGCACGCCGTTCTCGGAGATCTCCGTGACGGAGAAGTACTACGAGATGGTCGACGACCAGCGGATCCGCAAGCAGAAGATCAACGCCCGCGAGTTCTTCCAGACCCTGGCCGAGATCCAGTTCGAGTCCGGCTACCCCTACGTCATGTTTGAGGACACGGTCAATCGAGCCAACCCGATCAAGGGCAAGATCACGATGAGCAACCTGTGCTCTGAGATCCTGCAGGTCTCCTCGGCTTCGAAGTACTCGGATGACCTGGGCTACGAGACCATCGGCAAGGACATCTCCTGCAACTTGGGCTCGATGAACATCGCGAAGACCATGGACTCGCCGGATCTGGGGGTGTCCGTGGAGACGGCCATCCGCGCGCTGACCGCCGTGTCCGACATGTCATACATCGGTTCCGTGCCGTCGATCGCGGAGGGCAACCGCCAGTCGCACGCCATCGGCCTCGGGCAGATGAATCTGCACGGCTACCTGGCCCGCGAGCGCGTCCACTACGGCTCGGAAGAGGGCTTGGACTTCACGAACATCTACTTCTACACGGTGCTCTACCACGCCCTGCGCGCATCGAACCAGATCGCGATCGAGCGTGGCGAGACCTTCGGAGGGTTCGAAGATTCCAAGTACGCCTCCGGCGAGTTCTTCGACAAGTACACCGAGGCCGAGTGGACCCCGCAGACGGAGCGCGTGAGGGAACTCTTCGCGAACACGCACCTGCCGACGCAGGAGGACTGGCGCGAGCTCAAGGCGTCCGTCATGGAGCACGGCATCTACAACCAGAACCTTCAGGCGGTGCCGCCGACCGGCTCGATCTCCTACATCAATAACTCGACCTCCTCGATCCACCCGGTGGCCTCGAAGATCGAGATCCGCAAGGAAGGCAAGATCGGCCGCGTCTACTACCCGGCCCCTTACCTGACCAACGACAACCTGGAGTACTACCAGGACGCGTACGAGATCGGCTACGAGAAGATCATCGACACCTACGCGGCCGCCACCCAGCACGTCGATCAGGGCCTGTCGCTGACGCTGTTCTTCAAGGACACCGCCACCACGCGGGACATCAACAAGGCGCAGATCTACGCGTGGCGCAAGGGCATCAAGACCCTCTACTACATCCGTCTCCGCCAGCTCGCGCTGGAGGGAACGGAAGTCGAGGGTTGCGTCAGCTGCATGCTGTAG